One Candidatus Omnitrophota bacterium DNA window includes the following coding sequences:
- a CDS encoding RluA family pseudouridine synthase yields MDGKRYNIIYEDGQIIVVGKPSGMLVIPTPNKETNTLTHLLNRELDERGVEANAYPCHRIDRETSGLILYAKGKAIQAAMMEEFKKRAVKKAYIAFVHGVVKKKFDTIDRDIYNKSKGRKESAQTKYTVVERHENFTVIEAVPVTGRTNQIRIHLKSIGHPLLGESVYVFRKDFELKFKRLALHAAYLRFTHPVTKETMEFKSPMPDDMEKFLQNTG; encoded by the coding sequence ATGGACGGTAAGCGGTACAATATAATCTACGAAGACGGGCAGATAATCGTTGTTGGTAAGCCTTCCGGCATGCTCGTTATACCCACACCCAATAAAGAGACCAACACTTTAACCCATCTTCTAAATCGCGAGCTTGATGAACGCGGGGTAGAAGCCAATGCCTATCCATGTCATCGCATAGACCGCGAGACTTCAGGGCTCATTCTTTATGCCAAAGGCAAGGCTATTCAGGCGGCAATGATGGAGGAATTCAAAAAAAGAGCCGTAAAGAAGGCCTACATAGCTTTTGTGCATGGTGTGGTAAAGAAAAAATTTGATACTATAGATAGGGATATCTATAATAAGAGCAAGGGGCGTAAAGAGAGCGCCCAGACAAAGTATACCGTAGTAGAAAGGCATGAGAATTTTACTGTAATAGAGGCCGTGCCTGTAACGGGCAGAACCAATCAGATACGAATACACTTGAAATCCATAGGTCACCCGCTTTTAGGGGAAAGCGTTTATGTTTTTAGAAAAGATTTTGAATTGAAGTTCAAAAGGCTTGCGTTGCATGCGGCATATCTGCGTTTTACGCATCCGGTAACAAAAGAGACAATGGAATTCAAATCACCGATGCCGGATGATATGGAAAAGTTTTTACAAAATACAGGATAA